From one Leishmania infantum JPCM5 genome chromosome 29 genomic stretch:
- a CDS encoding putative BET1-like protein codes for MIQPQSTLFRRREGGVGDDDALTSPSSSPAPYQTRPGTAAAASVHTNALQEQENDALMQALLSDMRRAKKSFTKMGDEVREQNALLERLRTSFLNTQNSLRKTMRNLDKIGWGSFTHMWVLALFVIVFFMLLYLMLRFR; via the coding sequence ATGATCCAGCCTCAGAGCACCCtgttccgccgccgcgagggcGGCGTCGGGGATGATGACGCACTTACCTCaccgtcctcctcccctgcCCCTTACCAGACGCGCCCCGgtacagcagctgccgcttcaGTGCACACGAACGCCTtgcaggagcaggagaacGACGCTCTtatgcaggcgctgctgtctgACATGCGCAGGGCAAAGAAGAGCTTCACCAAGATGGGCGATGAGGTGCGAGAGCAGaacgcgctgctggagcgacTGCGCACCTCCTTCCTGAATACGCAGAACTCCCTTCGCAAAACGATGCGGAACTTAGACAAGATAGGCTGGGGAAGCTTCACGCACATGTGGGTGCTGGCGCTCTTCGTGATTGTGTTTTTCATGTTGCTCTACTTGATGCTTCGCTTTCGGTAG
- the ABCA10 gene encoding ATP-binding cassette protein subfamily A, member 10: MTSFWRQYGIQLYGFLVKTFLQRWRMPVSTTVEILLPCLFTILMSVAYWVSGSSTVPAQMYDGGVYVPLNMTDFLSYFMCKKMGSMLRVPWYPCPPGMNASSLTCLSLIGNGNEICIQNAFYTVLSHMLYGMYYGSGPFGLNTMDGHLTLAALVTEATRKENPTFFGRGGRDSLSHYGNLLVSSNSPALAQNFMTFCRQSSGMCGEVLYDTPFTSLASAKEYAATNEDTVWAIVDLPTASLASNGEAEFTISMNFTATAPTEKEPQKSLFTRGLGANDGSDGYVLYWASGFLTLQTFVHEFYLAQALSTHNITGPSTYYTDPSSDVEGISAYLTQYGSTLIPMPTPSRYNNAFLTKWAYYMPLLAVMAVLYPTSRLVMLIVVEKYNGIREAMLIMGLHPSCMFFGWYSSTLIMDLVSSLLAAMFLKIGFLDKVDYGLLVLLYFSFMQQNTALCFFISSIFRNPRVASWFIAFVLFVFAIPSFSFPTGMTDIQKIFCCLVPCIGYIQAFNIMLNYVSFGWQFGWSQARAGYFNFSIAVGMMWASFGVLMLLSFYLDRVSCGAVGRRAHPLFFLMPLVNRFRKTRAPLVKMWDMGKPIRPGSLVERAIDDDEPHGASFASCSLKKDSKELPQDNSRLIEHYHDVVSTQDPAVAAVFHRLRKVYVGGGILGFLYTYFTGLFRDGDRIVALDGVTFAMRTGEVSVLLGPNGAGKSTIMGVATGMVNPTNGDVYVRGYNARTHLDECRQNIGYCPQRDIVWPLLTVEEHITFYARMKGSHSVNVQEKVDYVVDLLDLHEKRHCKASKLSSGQRRRLCVAIAMVGDSAVLFLDEPTAGMDIKGRKIVYEALNRTRTQRSVLISTHLLDEADRIADRVLIVNKGLLCAEGSAMYLKSQMEVGYVVTCLLESNMSTTEENCAAEGLVNFVRAESYAAQRVGDSSNEGCVVLGVQRRGREVSFRFPMTLLSSAGMTLLSVIQLNSERLRLRNVALNLATLEDVFFTVTCTAPLMSSVTDGELVGGRGDEGDALSIPDTPSTSADLYEEKTGCFFVFCRHFRALFLKRLHYAQRDIKLLVYQVVLPIIFLLLSLFISLVRDPSQPALRLDMTMYDDYASHPSQVMTAYSNFSGYVQNMTRYPMNVTNAFCLSANLPDNVWGSYYLTDFREMPSGLPNVSNAMSRLLLSEIMSHKDPRYVSVAPVGAVFQKGVPKKTPTLLHNTSYSHSAPQGVSALYHLAMYQLFGSAVPTPTAVNSPMMLGEFEKTLVTANKQVMVGIFIILPFIFIPSNTISYIVEEKESGARHMQWLSGANVVAYWLSSFVFDFASYLVTQILAFIIFLIFNRTEFIGKDNVGAAVVLFFFFGLTSIPFSYFMSFFFRSSFTAQSVVFCINFTFGFLWVTLESMIAEHALRFAEVVTYILRIIPAVSFGESMFVLSGAQLANLMFPNRAKKSLFSLLHFSETGSPTGGIGTGLIYMSCVAVACTVALVILEYLRLQRLDSAFTQCCTRPNSEDEEEHRRLEEADPSVKQEEDYVCADKTGPESTRIAVQHLSKRYLGAEHAALQDISFGVKEGEVMGLLGLNGAGKTTTVSILAGEVVATSGEAFVNHYAVQSMESRPFVGYCPQYDALLSNLSAEEHLWLYARLRSIKEKHIRGEVHVLLKELGLYPFRNQPAASLSGGNKRRLSLAIALVGHTTSVLLDEPTSGMDAVARAQTCDIVRRLTAQKSVVLTTHRLDEVEALADRVAFVVRGNLRCVGTPQELKNAYNKTAAYTLNVLFPHTVQLQDADTTLVEKVRSYVLDTITATADVNAQQMARCEVVEVHPCSMQMTVNGDLHSICVAVAHMQAGQASGIPATTYVSVSQPTLEDILLLH; encoded by the coding sequence ATGACGAGCTTCTGGCGGCAGTACGGCATTCAGCTGTACGGGTTTCTGGTCAAGACATTCCTGCAGCGATGGCGTATGCCCGTCTCCACGACGGTGGAGATCCTTCTCCCTTGCCTCTTCACCATTCTGATGTCCGTTGCCTACTGGGTGTCGGGCAGTTCGACCGTGCCGGCGCAGATGTACGACGGCGGTGTGTACGTGCCGCTGAACATGACGGACTTTTTGTCGTATTTCATGTGCAAGAAGATGGGGTCAATGCTGAGGGTGCCGTGGTACCCGTGCCCGCCTGGGATGAACGCATCGTCTCTCACGTGTCTGTCGCTCATCGGCAACGGCAATGAGATTTGCATCCAGAACGCCTTCTACACGGTGCTGTCCCACATGCTGTACGGCATGTACTATGGCAGTGGCCCGTTCGGCCTGAACACTATGGACGGCCACCTCACGCTCGCGGCCTTGGTGACCGAGGCGACACGCAAGGAAAACCCAACCTTCTTTGGTCGGGGTGGTAGGGACAGCCTGTCGCACTATGGCAATCTGCTGGTGTCGAGCAACTCGCCTGCGCTGGCGCAAAACTTCATGACGTTCTGCCGCCAAAGCAGCGGCATGTGCGGCGAGGTACTCTATGACACACCCTTCACTTCACTGGCTAGTGCCAAGGAGTACGCGGCCACCAACGAGGACACCGTCTGGGCCATTGTCGACCTTCCGACGGCCTCCCTCGCGTCCAACGGCGAGGCAGAGTTCACCATCAGCATGAACTTCACGGCGACTGCGccgacggagaaggagccACAGAAGAGCCTCTTCACGCGCGGCCTTGGCGccaacgacggcagcgacggctaCGTGCTCTACTGGGCCAGCGGCTTCTTGACGCTGCAGACATTCGTGCACGAGTTCTActtggcgcaggcgctgagCACCCACAACATTACTGGCCCTTCCACTTACTACACGGATCCCAGCTCCGACGTGGAGGGCATCAGCGCGTACCTCACGCAGTACGGCTCCACCTTAATCCCGATGCCGACGCCTTCGCGCTACAACAACGCGTTCCTGACGAAGTGGGCCTACTACATGCCACTGCTCGCCGTGATGGCTGTTCTGTATCCGACTTCGCGCCTCGTGATGCTGATCGTCGTTGAGAAGTACAATGGCATTCGCGAGGCGATGCTGATCATGGGCCTGCATCCGTCCTGCATGTTTTTTGGGTGGTACTCCTCCACGCTCATCATGGACTTGGTCTCCTCGCTGCTCGCCGCCATGTTTCTCAAGATCGGCTTCCTCGACAAGGTGGACTACGGCCTCCTCGTGCTGCTCTACTTCTCCTTCATGCAGCAGAACACAGCCCTGTGCTTCTTCATCAGCTCCATCTTCCGCAACCCACGCGTGGCGAGCTGGTTTATTGCGTTTGTGCTGTTCGTGTTCGCGATCCCGTCTTTCTCCTTCCCGACCGGCATGACGGACATTCAGAAGATTTTCTGCTGCCTGGTCCCCTGCATCGGCTACATTCAGGCATTCAATATAATGCTGAACTACGTATCCTTCGGCTGGCAATTTGGGTGGtcgcaggcgcgcgctggcTACTTCAACTTCTCCATCGCGGTCGGCATGATGTGGGCCTCGTTTGGTGTGCTGATGCTCCTCAGCTTCTACTTGGACCGTGTctcctgcggcgccgtcggccgcCGTGCCCACCCCTTGTTCTTCCTCATGCCGCTGGTGAACCGCTTCCGCAAGACCAGGGCGCCGCTGGTCAAGATGTGGGACATGGGCAAGCCGATTCGCCCCGGTTCTCTGGTCGAGCGTgccatcgacgacgacgagccgCACGGCGCGTCATTTGCGAGCTGCTCTTTGAAGAAGGACAGCAAGGAGTTGCCACAGGACAACAGCCGACTCATCGAGCACTATCATGACGTCGTCAGCACACAGGAccccgctgtcgccgccgtcttccATCGCCTGCGCAAGGTCTAcgttggcggcggcatccTCGGCTTCTTGTACACGTACTTCACAGGGTTGTTCCGCGATGGCGACCGCATCGTCGCGCTGGACGGCGTGACGTTCGCGATGCGCACCGGCGAGGTGAGCGTGCTGCTCGGCCCCAACGGTGCCGGCAAGTCCACGATCATGGGtgtggcgaccggcatggTGAACCCCACGAACGGCGATGTTTACGTGCGTGGCTACAACGCCCGCACACACCTTGATGAGTGCAGGCAGAACATCGGGTATTGCCCCCAACGAGATATCGTATGGCCTCTGCTGACGGTGGAGGAGCACATCACCTTCTACGCGCGCATGAAAGGCTCCCACTCAGTGAACGTGCAGGAGAAGGTGGATTATGTGGTGGACCTCCTCGACCTGCATGAGAAGCGCCACTGCAAAGCAAGCAAGCTGTCGAGtggccagcgccggcgtctgtGCGTCGCGATCGCCATGGTCGGCGACTCCGCCGTGCTGTTTCTCGACGAGCCCACGGCCGGCATGGACATCAAGGGTCGCAAGATCGTGTACGAAGCCCTGaaccgcacccgcacccagCGTAGCGTGCTGATCTCCACTCACCTTCTCGACGAGGCCGACCGCATTGCCGACCGAGTGCTCATCGTGAACAAGGGCCTGCTGTGCGCGGAGGGCTCGGCGATGTACCTCAAGTCGCAGATGGAGGTCGGGTACGTGGTGACGTGCCTACTGGAGAGCAACATGAGCACAACAGAGGAAAACTGCGCTGCCGAAGGGCTGGTGAACTTTGTGCGCGCCGAGAGctacgcggcgcagcgggtcggcgacagcagcaacgaggGGTGCGTGGTGCTgggggtgcagcggcgcgggcgcGAGGTGTCTTTCCGCTTCCCGATGACCCTCCTCAGCTCAGCCGGCATGACGCTTCTTTCCGTGATTCAGCTCAACAGCGAGCGGTTGCGCCTGCGCAACGTCGCGCTCAACCTGGCGACGCTCGAAGACGTCTTCTTCACCGTCACTTGCACCGCACCACTCATGTCAAGCGTGACAGACGGCGAGCTTGTCGGCGGGCGAGGGGACGAAGGCGATGCGCTGTCGATCCCTGACACACCGTCGACTAGCGCTGACCTCTACGAGGAGAAGACGGGTTGCTTCTTCGTCTTCTGCCGGCACTTCCGCGCGCTCTTCCTCAAGCGGCTGCACTATGCCCAGCGCGACATCAAGCTGCTTGTCTATCAAGTGGTGCTACCGATCATCTTTCTGCTCCTGTCGCTGTTCATCAGCCTTGTACGAGACCCGAGCCAGCCCGCGCTGCGGCTCGACATGACTATGTACGATGACTACGCCTCCCACCCATCGCAGGTGATGACGGCGTACTCTAACTTCTCCGGCTACGTGCAGAACATGACCCGCTACCCCATGAATGTCACGAACGCCTTCTGCCTCAGTGCAAACCTGCCCGACAACGTCTGGGGCTCGTACTACCTGACCGACTTCCGTGAGATGCCGTCTGGCTTGCCCAACGTGTCCAACGCCATGAGCCGGCTGCTCCTGAGCGAAATCATGTCGCACAAGGATCCGCGCTACGTTTCCGTGGCGCCGGTAGGAGCGGTGTTCCAGAAGGGTGTGCCGAAGAAAACCCcaacgctgctgcacaacaCGTCTTACAGCCACTCCGCTCCGCAGGGTGTGAGCGCGCTTTACCACCTCGCCATGTATCAGCTCTTCGGCTCCGCCGTGCCGACACCCACCGCCGTCAACTCTCCCATGATGCTTGGCGAGTTTGAAAAGACGCTGGTGACAGCCAACAAGCAGGTCATGGTTGGCATCTTCATCATTCTGCCCTTCATCTTTATTCCGTCCAACACGATCTCCTACATCGTCGAGGAGAAGGAGTCCGGCGCCCGCCACATGCAGTGGCTCTCCGGCGCCAATGTCGTGGCGTACTGGCTGAGCAGCTTTGTGTTCGACTTTGCGAGCTACCTCGTGACGCAGATCTTGGCCTTTATCATCTTCCTCATCTTCAATCGAACCGAGTTCATCGGCAAGGAcaacgtcggcgccgccgttgtgctcttcttttttttcggccTGACGTCGATCCCGTTCAGCTACTTCATGAGCTTCTTCTTCCGCTCCAGCTTCACGGCACAGTCCGTCGTCTTTTGCATCAACTTCACCTTCGGCTTCCTGTGGGTGACGCTGGAGTCGATGATCGCCGAGCATGCGCTGCGGTTCGCCGAGGTGGTGACCTACATCCTTCGCATCATCCCAGCCGTGAGCTTCGGCGAGTCCATGTTCGTGCTCTCGGGCGCGCAGCTGGCGAACTTGATGTTCCCGAACCGCGCCAAGAAAAGCCTGTTTTCGCTGCTGCACTTTAGCGAGACAGGAAGCCCCACAGGCGGCATCGGAACAGGCCTCATCTACATGTCTTGCGTTGCTGTGGCCTGCACTGTGGCACTCGTGATTCTCGAGTacctgcggctgcagcgcctcgactCCGCCTTCACGCAGTGCTGCACAAGACCGaacagcgaggacgaggaggagcaccgccgcctcgaggAGGCAGATCCGTCCGtgaagcaggaggaggactACGTGTGCGCAGATAAGACAGGGCCCGAGTCGACCCGCAttgcggtgcagcacctcaGCAAGCGCTACCTCGGCGCCGAGCACGCCGCTCTCCAGGACATCTCGTTCGGCGTGAAAGAAGGCGAGGTGATGGGTTTGCTGGGGCTTAACGGCGCCGGCAAGACGACGACAGTGAGCATCCTCGCAGGTGAGGTGGTCGCGACTAGCGGCGAGGCGTTTGTGAACCACTACGCGGTGCAGTCGATGGAGAGCCGCCCCTTTGTGGGCTACTGCCCGCAGTacgacgcgctgctgagcaaTCTCAGCGCCGAGGAGCACCTCTGGCTGTATGCCCGCCTGCGCTCCATCAAGGAAAAGCACATCAGGGGCGAGGTGCACGTGCTGCTCAAAGAGCTGGGCCTGTACCCGTTCCGCAACCAGCCTGCCGCGTCCctgagcggcggcaacaAGCGCCGACTGTCCCTCGCCATTGCGCTGGTCGGCCACACAACGAgtgtgctgctggacgagcCGACGTCGGGCATGGATGCTGTGGCGCGTGCACAGACGTGCGACATAGTGCGACGTCTCACGGCTCAGAAATCCGTGGTGCTGACCACGCACCGTCTGGACGAGGTCGAGGCTCTGGCCGACCGCGTCGCTTTCGTCGTGCGAGGCAAcctgcgctgcgtcggcacGCCACAGGAGCTGAAGAACGCGTACAACAAGACTGCCGCCTACACGCTCAATGTGCTCTTCCCCCATACGGTGCAGTTGCAGGACGCGGACACAACCCTggtggagaaggtgcgcagcTACGTGCTCgacaccatcaccgccacagcAGATGTGAATGCGCAGCAGATGGCTCGGtgcgaggtggtggaggtgcacCCGTGCTCAATGCAGATGACTGTGAACGGCGACCTCCATTCTAtctgcgtcgccgttgcgcacATGCAGGCGGGTCAGGCAAGCGGCATTCCGGCGACGACGTACGTCAGCGTGAGCCAGCCGACGCTGGAGGACATTCTTCTTCTCCATTAG
- a CDS encoding putative DNA repair helicase — MNIGDSGNIFVEKAHPAYTHVIDFLISCCEPVSRTQYMEQYRMDSSSLSAATAEGTYSLAMIESVLRHFRLNAAQELPVDLERCAALERLAAALDESNGSAEVDGFRTSQEALATKTASSSFAARIPLPRCLSDVDLTGTILASLNRTGADDVASPAVSAPHVSNDSWKTLVKREKVEEEAVGDRLSAGDAAASALETVSSRAAAPSGSPTSRLLQLFRPLLPTPASAAAPIHSPTAGSPLEQGTPIAARPLISLAVVRPADVHRPLPESLAQMLKEEEHASRVQIVLQPRLRRFHQFEASRGASFASTTATSRATVWKERNGAAAGALADRDDQQLLYFVQSRQRAHLEHVLPALKEFLEPVVICGAERWILSDVDRSPLGNTKDIGDAERLARDAGRPAVLRLLYESPRAGTRHEKAAATPSASRFLYKCQVRDGKLREVKECLFSKFDIRADCYYDYMQDRTLHVPNLNLASHVRLRPYQVASLERFCRGRKAHQGVIVLPCGAGKTLTGIGAAATMQTTTIVMCINNMSVFQWQREFLRWTDLAEDEVTVCTAKVKQRPGKVFITTYSMVVAKRGSTDGAAAEESRAILQAMTAQPWGLLLLDEVHTALAHHFQDVLNTIKYKCVLGLSATLLREDDKIGDLRHLVGPKLYEANWLDLTCAGFLANVECAEVQCPMPPLFLQEYHDIQSTRALLGAHARLNHRGGRRGNGKRCRESVFQDDEDAGEDGDSDGEDNGARGGRGRGHDAYGSLTSRSLRLASCNPYKLWCTQALLAFHQQRSPPDKVIIFCDYLADVRFFAHHLHLPFMDRRTSEAERTNLLQYFQHSDSVNAIVLTRVGDVALDLPCASVVIQVSGLGASRRQEAQRLGRILRPKPPSLDNTCAYFYTLVSQDTADVSTSYKRQSWLRDQGFAYRILHCDRVLSEFARVGGQPCCVGPPQWWYQTHNTASATPSSETAAVADAGVVHYDGLYWAPFSVDAAALIEAAFQHGRVTCTLRGGELGRGTPRPSSEELGRYPLLSSESWKVTFSSVDAPRTFGTVLIGEGAPSSSLRERRVRRGCLDRSHRCIPATADQESHCISFVRNTVLRARDTRGSDAVTEAE; from the coding sequence ATGAACATCGGTGACTCGGGCAACATCTTtgtggagaaggcgcacCCCGCCTACACCCATGTCATCGACTTTCTCATTTCCTGCTGCGAGCCAGTCAGCAGGACCCAGTACATGGAACAGTACCGCATGGACAGCTCCTCCTTgtccgcggccaccgccgaggGCACGTACTCGCTTGCCATGATTGAGAGTGTTCTCCGACACTTCCGGCTGAACGCGGCTCAGGAGCTGCCTGTTGACCTtgagcgctgcgcagcactgGAGAGgctggcggccgcgctggaCGAGTCGAATGGTAGCGCGGAGGTAGATGGATTTCGGACTTCTCAGGAGGCGTTGGCGACTAAAACCGCGTCTTCGTCGTTTGCTGCTCGCATACCACTGCCGCGGTGCCTCTCCGACGTCGATCTGACAGGCACCATTCTGGCCTCGCTGAACCGCAcaggcgccgacgacgtcgcaTCACCCGCTGTCTCCGCCCCCCACGTGAGCAACGACAGCTGGAAGACTCTTGTAAAACGGGAAAaggtggaagaggaggcggtaGGCGACCGTTTGTCCGCgggcgacgcggctgcctcggccTTGGAAACAGTCTCGtctcgcgccgcagcgccttccGGCAGCCCGACTAGCCGTCTCTTGCAGCTCTTCCGTCCCTTGTTGCCGACGCCggcatctgcagcagcgcctaTACACTCGCCCACCGCGGGCTCTCCGCTTGAACAAGGGACGCCAATCGCAGCACGACCGCTCATCTCCCTTGCAGTTGTGCGGCCTGCTGACGTCCATCGACCGCTTCCAGAGTCGTTGGCGCAGAtgctgaaggaggaggaacaCGCTTCTCGCGTGCAGAtcgtgctgcagccgcgcctgcGGCGCTTCCACCAGTTCGAGGCGAGCCGTGGTGCCTCCTTTGCCTCAACCACCGCCACGTCCAGGGCGACAGTATGGAAGGAGCGaaacggcgctgccgccggtgcgctTGCCGACCGAGACGatcagcagctgctctaCTTTGTTCAGTCGCGTCAGCGGGCGCACTTGGAACACGTACTACCGGCCCTGAAGGAGTTCCTGGAGCCGGTGGTGATCTGCGGCGCTGAGCGCTGGATCTTATCTGACGTTGATCGGAGCCCGCTGGGAAATACAAAGGACATCGGCGATGCTGAACGGCTGGCGCGGGACGCCGGGCGGCCTGCCGTGCTGCGCTTGCTCTACGAATCCCCGCGTGCCGGCACCCGGCATGagaaggcggcagcgacgccaaGTGCCAGCCGCTTTTTGTACAAGTGCCAGGTGCGTGACGGAAAGCTACGAGAGGTGAAGGAGTGCCTCTTTTCAAAGTTTGACATCCGCGCCGACTGCTACTACGACTACATGCAGGACCGCACCCTGCATGTGCCGAACCTGAACCTCGCAAGCCACGTTCGTCTGCGGCCCTACCAGGTGGCATCGCTCGAGAGGTTCTGCCGAGGACGCAAGGCGCACCAAGGCGTCATCGTCCTCCCGTGCGGGGCTGGCAAGACGCTAACTGGCattggtgctgccgccaccatgCAAACTACCACTATCGTGATGTGCATCAACAACATGTCTGTTTTCCAGTGGCAGCGCGAGTTTTTGCGTTGGACGGACCTGGCTGAGGATGAGGTGACGGTGTGCACAGCAAAGGTGAAGCAGCGACCGGGCAAGGTTTTCATCACCACCTACAGCATGGTCGTCGCAAAGCGAGGTAGCacggacggcgctgctgcggaagAGTCCCGGGCGATCCTACAGGCCATGACTGCGCAGCCGTGGGGTCTGCTGCTTCTGGACGAGGTGCACACCGCCCTCGCGCACCACTTCCAGGATGTGCTGAACACAATCAAGTACAAGTGCGTGCTGGGGCTCAGCgcaacgctgctgcgggaggACGACAAAATCGGCGACCTGCGTCACCTTGTGGGGCCAAAGCTGTATGAAGCTAACTGGCTCGATCTGACTTGCGCCGGCTTCCTGGCGAACGTCGAGTGCGCCGAGGTGCAGTGCCCGATGCCGCCCCTGTTCCTGCAAGAGTACCACGATATTCAGAGCACCCGTGCCCTTctcggcgcacacgcacgcctcaACCAtcgtggcggccgccgcggcaacggAAAGCGTTGCCGCGAGAGTGTCTTTcaggacgacgaggacgccgggGAGGACGGGGACAGCGATGGGGAGGACAACGGCGCccgtggagggaggggcagagggcATGACGCGTACGGCTCCCTTACCTCGCGCTCTCTGCGCCTTGCTTCCTGCAACCCGTACAAGCTGTGGTGTACGCAGGCGCTTCTGGCCTTTCATCAGCAGCGCTCTCCGCCCGACAAGGTGATTATATTTTGCGACTACCTCGCTGACGTGCGCTTCTTTGCGCATCACCTCCACCTGCCTTTCATGGATCGGCGGACGAGCGAGGCAGAGCGGACAAACCTGTTGCAGTACTTCCAGCACTCCGATAGCGTGAACGCCATCGTCTTGACACGTGTCGGTGATGTCGCGCTGGACCTGCCCTGCGCATCTGTCGTGATCCAGGTCTCTGGCCTCGGGGCGTCGCGTCGGCAGGAGGCGCAACGCCTTGGCCGCATCCTGCGCCCCAAGCCGCCATCCCTCGACAACACATGCGCCTACTTCTACACTCTTGTCTCGCAGGATACGGCGGACGTCAGCACAAGCTACAAACGGCAGAGCTGGCTGCGCGATCAGGGCTTCGCCTACCGCATCTTGCACTGTGACCGCGTTCTGAGCGAGTTCGCGCGCGTGGGCGGGCAGCCCTGCTGTGTGGGGCCACCCCAGTGGTGGTATCAGACGCACAACACCGCTTCCGCTACACCGTCCTCGgaaacggcagcggtggcggatGCTGGCGTGGTGCACTACGATGGCCTCTACTGGGCTCCGTTTTCTGTTGATGCAGCAGCCCTCATCGAGGCGGCGTTTCAGCACGGACGAGTGACTTGTACCTTGCGTGGCGGCGAGTTGGGCAGAGGCACCCCCCGGCCCTCGTCCGAGGAGCTCGGGCGATACCCTCTGCTCAGCTCCGAGTCATGGAAGGTCACCTTCAGCAGCGTGGATGCGCCGCGGACCTTTGGCACTGTGCTCATTGGCGAAGGtgcgccgtcttcttcgctgcgcgagcgccgcgtgCGTCGTGGCTGCCTTGACCGCAGCCATCGGTGCATCCCTGCGACGGCTGATCAGGAAAGTCACTGCATCAGCTTCGTCCGAAACACTGTGTTGCGTGCACGAGATACGcgtggcagcgacgccgtgaCGGAGGCCGAGTAG